AGGCGAGGTTCCACGCGTCGCGCGGCTCGTGGCGGAGAGCACGAAAACGGGGACGGCTCGGCGAGAGCTCGCCGCACCGTCCCCGCACGAAACCGGTCGTCCCACTCAGTGGAACGAGTCACCGCAGGCGCAAGAGCCGCCCGCGTTCGGGTTGTCGATCGTGAAGCCCTGCTTCTCGATCGAGTCCACGAAGTCGATCACGGCGCCCTGCAGGTAGGGGGCGCTCATCCGGTCGACGACCACGTCCAGGCCGTTGAAGTCACGCACCGCGTCTCCGTCGAGCGTGCGCTCGTCGAAGAACAGCTGGTAGCGCAGTCCGGCACACCCACCCGGCTGCACCGCGATGCGCAGGTGCATGTCATCGCGCCCCTCCTGGTCCAGGAGGGTCTTGGCCTTGCTGGCCGCCGAGTCGGTCAACGTGACGCCATGAGCGGGCGCCTCGGTCTCCACGGTTGTCTCCTGGGCGGTCATGGCTCTCCCTTGCGGTTAGCGGCTGCTGGCAGGTTCCCGCGACAGTCAACGGTCACGGTAAGTGCGAGTATTCCCGCGGGCCAACCCGCGCACACCGATTGTGACACCCACG
The nucleotide sequence above comes from Actinopolyspora erythraea. Encoded proteins:
- a CDS encoding HesB/IscA family protein is translated as MTAQETTVETEAPAHGVTLTDSAASKAKTLLDQEGRDDMHLRIAVQPGGCAGLRYQLFFDERTLDGDAVRDFNGLDVVVDRMSAPYLQGAVIDFVDSIEKQGFTIDNPNAGGSCACGDSFH